In Molothrus ater isolate BHLD 08-10-18 breed brown headed cowbird chromosome 22, BPBGC_Mater_1.1, whole genome shotgun sequence, the genomic window TCAGGAGgttccagagctcagcaggtTCCAGGGCTCAGGAggtggggctggcccagcccaaGGGCTGCCACCTCTGCAATGTCACCTCACAGCCCAGGCAGTGGGAAacaggagctctgccctgccctggcctttCCTGGGCTCTCCAGAGAACTGGGCTCCCGGAAACAGGCACAACAGAGAGCTGGgcagcaaacacagccctgcccttcaCCCAGAGCAGGAGTGGGAACTCACTGGAGGGATGGGGCTTCTTCCTCACCcctctggggagcaggaggctgtgtCCAGCTGATGCTGTGCTCTCTTTGGCATGAGACAGTGTTTTCCATAACTTCCAAGCCAATGTTGCCAGAGCAGTACAACTCAGTAAGTGATGGGACCCAGAtctgtcctgccccagctcttGGTGATTTAAAGGACTCGGTTCCTTCTCTCCAAGGCCTCTGCCATGCCACAGGCAGTGGtttgggcagcagggagcagctgggatgttTCAGAGCAGAGGCATTTGTGCCCTTTTGTGCAGctccatttcctttctgaggAGCTGGAAGCCGCTTTGTCCTGGGATTTGTTTCAAACAAAGATCAACCTGTTCCTTTCTAATAAGGCCATGTGGGTTTGCTTCCCCACGCCTGTGGGATGCGTCTGggcctccttccctccaggcCTGGGGGTTCAGGCTGCCTGAGCCCCCAGGTGAGCAGAGCCCCCGCGTGTCTCTGCAGTATGAGGACCGTCACGCCAAGTGGGACACGAACCAGGCTGGCTtcagccacagccaccagcatGGCTTCGGCCTGCTCAACGCCTGGAGGCTGGTGAACGCTGCCAAGGTaatgccctgccctgccacacctgccctgggggcaggcacagcagcccagcccaggtgcagccccatggcagggacagctcctgtcCCGCTGACGCCTGGGGTGACACCGCTGCCGTTCAGCACTTTGGCCACcatcctgctggccctgcctccGAGGCTGCTTTGGGTATGAGCTCACgaggctcccagcagtgcctgagagctgctgctctccagcactATATATAGCCATGGTGAGGGCCCTGATCCAcggcaccaggagcagccccagcaccttcctccctccacagggtctgtcctgccccagaaccaggctgtgctcagctggcagctctgggggagtGGTGTGCTCACAGCAGGCTGGGGCATCCccatctcttcctcctctgtcaCACGGAGCCCAGGGCGCATCCCTTTGGCACTTGGTCCCAGCTGTGtgtggagctctgtgcagctgtgtcaggtcactgccactgccagccGTGCCCCCGGGGTCACAGGGacctccaggctgctccctctTCCTGCAGGCACTTGGGTTctgctgttccctgtcccctgtgccagaGGTGGAGTGGAACAGCCTCAGCACACCACTCAGAGCCGCTGTGACAGACGCAGAGCTGGGGAGTCCCAAGCCCTGATCAGCCCTCCTGGCTCCCAGGCAGTgactttccctcctttcctgggCATGTGGGcactgctcccatccctggggtgtcccacaGCACCATCGGGAGAGGCCCCTTGGCCTGGGCCCACATCCAGcgcaggagcagcctgtgggaGCTGGAGGGATGGGTGTGCAGGGAGGCTGCAATCCGTGCTGAaccctctctccttcccctggcagATCTGGGAGTCTGTGCCCTACCTGGCCTCGTACGTGAGCCCCGTgctgaaggagggcaggagcatcccctggctccctcaggagctggaggtggccTGGAATGGTAAGAACAGGTGTGCCATGGATGGAGAGCAGAACCACCCTGCCCTGTCAGAGCAGGTGTGCCATGGATGGAGAGCAGAACCACCCTGCCCTGTCAGAGCAGGTGTGCCATGGATGgagagctgagcctgccctgccGTGTGGCACAGCCGTGCAGgaccagccctgggctgcaggagtcCAGGAAGGGGTTAAatgctgggctgcctgggcttTTTCCGCTGCCCATCCCCAGGGGATCCCCTCcccacatcccatccctgctctgatgTGTTTGGGGAGCCAGACGggctcaggagcagggctgggcagtggccAGAGACGCTCTGCTGCCTTTGACCATTttaggaaatgctgcagctcctgactTGGCCGGGCTGTGCCGAGCAGCAGCGGCTGCTCCAGGCTaccaggggcagggagagctgagcccagccctgcccggcccccAGCAGGCCTGCAGGCAGGGGacactgctgcctctgtgaCCTGCCTGTCCTGCCATGTGCCCACGTCccccctgcctgtcctgccatGTGCCCCACCCAGCTCTCCCCACTGCAGAGGGGCCGtggtcagcagctctggggccgTGAGcattcctggagctgggaacGGCTGGAGATGGGCTGGCCAGCCTGGACACCTGggttctgctgccagccccacacagggCAGTGGGGAAGAGGCAGAGACCACGTGTGTGTCCCGTGAAGTGGCACCACAGCCCAGTGGGGCTGCCTGGCAGTGGGgactccatcccagcaccaccagccttGACCAACCCCCATCTCCCTTTCCCAGTGACCCCTGCCGACCTGCAGCTGTCTGGCATGAGGACCCTGGAGCACgtggctgtcactgtcaccataACCCACCCTCGCCGTGGCAACCTGGAGATCcggctgctgtgccccagcgGGATGATGTCCCTGATCGGCACCACCCGCAGCATGGACTCGTGAGCACcgagggcacagggctggggccgTGTCCTGCCCGCTGCCTCTGTGACCCCTCACGGGttgtttcccctcccctcttGGCAGGGACCCCAATGGCTTCTCTGACTGGACCTTCTCCACGGTGCGCTGCTGGGGCGAGGAGGCGCAGGGCACCTACAGGCTGCTCATCAGGGACATCGGTGAGTGCTGCCCTCGGGGCACCCTCAGCActggtggcagctctgtgccccgtcccagggagctgccagctcatgGCCTGGTTGGCTCAGAGAGTTCCCCACTGGACCAGCCCGCTTCCTCCCCAGGGGACGACAGCCTGAGGCCTGGCACCTTGAGGCAGTGGCAGCTGACCCTGTACGGCTCCTCCTGGTCCCCAGCAGAGATGAAGGAACGGCAGAGGTAGGGCACCACGTCCCCCAGGGGTAGAACACCCCGTTCCCAGCGTGGAGGGAGCCAGCAGAGGGGGGCTGGGGGGTtcatccctgcctccctgtgAGCAGGGGGTGGGTGGGAGCCGTGTTGCTGCCAGgtgaggccagggctgctgccctcacacctcacagggctgcagaacacagctctgtgtgctgaagGAGACAGTGCAGACCCTTTGTGGGCGTTTTGGAGCCCCTCCTACCCGTGGGAGCCTCACAGGGTgtctctgtccccaggctgctggaggaagcCATGAGTGGGCAGTACCTGAGCAGTGacttctccctgccctgtcccccagggctgGACATCCCCGAGGAGCAGCGTTACACCATCACAGCCAACACCCTCAAGGTGAGCCTGCCTGCAGGCTGAGAGCCCTGCATGCCTCAGGATGAGCTGGAAgagcaggaccctgctctgtgccctctctgctgggcagtgggcagggccctgagcgGGTTGAGAGCTGTGTTTTTCAAGGGGTTTCCCTCTGCagaccctcctgctcctgggatgcTTTGCCGTGTTCTGGACATTTTACTACATGCTGGAGGTTTGCCTGACGAGGAACGAGGTGGGGCTGGACCTggcctgctccagctccagcagctgcaggtggtaccagcagggcaggaagcaCCGAGCCCTGGAGAGCGACCTGGAGATGGAGTCGGTGCCACTGTACCGGGAGAAGGACGTGGACGAGGCTGAGATGGAGTGTGAGCACCTGGAGCCTGCCCAGGATGGGCAGAAGGGGTCCTGGAGCCCCACACACCCCAAACTTTCCAGcaatggcagagctgggagcttcCACGAGGCAGCCCCCAGTGGAACGGGGttcctgggcagggaggcaTCGACTGAACTGCTCGGGGAGGACAGggagcaccagccctgctgactggggctgggctggggccctGCCTTGGTACGACCTGCCTGGGCTCGGGCAGCACAGACTCATTGCTGAGCCTCCACGGACCATTGCCACTGTGTCCTGCGGGAGGTGGTGCTGGAAGGGGCTTGGAAACAAGGAGAGAGGGCTGGTACTGGAAAGGGAgatccccttccctcctcctggcaAACAAAGCAAGCCTTAAACCCTTTCCTGGtggagcctgccctgctggacGCTCAGGGCGCCGTTGTGAGTGGAGTGCCATTCCCACCCAGCCCCTTCCTGCGCTGCAGCAGGGCCAAGACGTGTCCCTTTGTCCCTGAtttctgcagagccagcctggaaaatgcagcagggccccagcagcctcctctgcaggcagggaccCCGCAGCACTGGCATCTCCCTACCCACCAGTTATCCCAGTTTAGAAGCAGGGAGTTATTTCACTCATCTCCAGCCAGCGCTTCTGCCTGCCCCCGTGCTCCAACGCTGCTGATTCCTCCTCTCCTgcgggcacagagcagctgtgggctgggggcggcaggagccagcctggctggggcaggatgggctgtccctgtgtcactctGCTGGCAGGTAGGCCAGGcttgggctggggaggggaggctgAGTTGCTCTGGCAGTGGCTCGTCTGAGCAGGGTTGGCTTCTTCACATGGCTTTGGGTTcggtggtttatttttttaaagctggggtttgttttttaatcagCAAAGCCCTTTTGTGTAGCTTTCCAAATAAAGCCTGAAAAACCCTCCTCTCCCCCGCCTTCCATCACTCTTCTGCCCTCCCAGAGCTTCCTCACTGTGGAAAAATgtgtcacacagcagctcccagccccgggGCCAGACCCAGTGCTGGGGTGCTGCATCTGGGGGGGCTGTGagccctctgtgccctgggggaaaaggggctgctccaggcagggggAGGCAAGGGCTGGGCCACAGCATTGGCAGGAACAGGACAAAAGCGGCTGTCATGGTTCAGCGGGGAGAGGGCAGAGTTTTCCAAGCCAGGTAGGGAAAATCCAAGCTTTTCCCGGGTTTGGAGGtggcagaaggagcagctccctttTAGGGAGAAGGACTTGGTCTCTCCAGGCGCCACCAGCAGGGCGGGTGGCAGGAAACCTCACCAGGCCACGCTCGATGAATATAACCCTTTAATTTTGACAAAAACGAAGTACAAAACCGAGGCCAATTCTCTCTTCTCCCCGTTGCAGGGATCTCTGCGGCGGTGGCGCGGGGCTGGTGCGGGCAGGGCGGGCGGTGCTCCCGGGGTCCCACCCGAGGGTTCCGGCTGGCGGCGGGGGTGCGaggccgggggctgcgggggctgcccggggcTCGGCGCTGGGGGCACGGccccgggccgggggctgcggcgGGGCTCGTGCGGCCGCTGGCGGGGCGATGGGGCTGGCGGGCGGATGCTCCTCAATAAATACCAATGGATGGGCGGCGGCGCTGGGCCGGGGGAGCGGAGACGGAGGTCCcggctggggagggctgggggcgGCGCGGCAGTGCCTAGCTGATGATCTGCCGGGGCCGGCCGTAGCTCATGCCCGCCTGTGACGCTCCCTTGTTGGTGCCCATCTGTAGCCCGATGATGTTCTTGCCCTCCTTCAGCTGGCTCTCGGTGAACTCCCGCTTGTGCTCCTGAGCTTTCCTGcggggcacagggagaggccGTGGGGCACCCGCACCCCCGGCTGCTCGGGAGCACCCCCCGATCCCCAGGAATGTCCCAgccaccctccctccctccccagctgaaTGAAGGTCTGGCATCCCAGCTGCACGCGcttccaggcacagcagagccggctctgagcagccacaggacaagGCAGTCCCcatgcccagctctgcactCCCGCACTTACTTCATGAACCAGTTGGGGTCCCCGTGGTAGTTCCCGTCGTTCTTGGTGactgccaggctgcccagggccatCAGCGTCCTCTGCACCGCTGCCATGTCcttggctgcccagggagagaggagcatgaggatgggcacagcacagagggaccccctgggacccccaacCCCGCCTGCCCCCCTCCCGCACCTTCAAACAGGTCCACGGTCTGGAAGATGTCTGTCTTGACCACGCCGTAGTCCTCGGCCGCCTTCAGGAactgggcaatctgttccatCTGCTTGAAGACCATGGTGGGCGGCGCGTCGGGGATCTTGACGGGCTTGGAGCCGTCGGGGTAGAGGCTGTTCACCAGCCTGCTGAGCACCTGCCACAGAGGGGAGCCTGGGCTTGCTGCACTGccctcagagctccctgtgctgcccttggAGCCCCCCATGTTGCCCTCAGAGCTCCCCACGGccgcccagccccagccccacttACAATGCCGTTCTTCAGCCAGACCTGGAAGCCCAGGCGGCCCCGCTCGGGGCGCCCCACGGCAGCCCCGCACTGCGCCACGATCCACTCCACCAGCCGGTCCTCCAGCTCGTCATCGTACTTCTTCTCGATCTTGGACTGCACGTCCCTGCTCATGCCATAGGCTGGCCCTTTGTTTGCCATGGCTGCGGTGCTGGGAGACCTGGTGGCACGACAGGGACAGTCAAGCTGTGGAGATGCTGTCTCCTCTCCAGGGACCCCGCAGACACCATGGTGTCAtctgcctgctgcagtgggGACAAGCCCTTCCAACTCTTCCCTCGCCCTTCAGCTCCATCCAGGTGTGTTTGGAGGAAAATTCACCACCATCAAAATCTGCCCAGACAGACGGTTGGTGTCCTGGCAGAGATGCCTCATCCCCAGCTCAGACGgtgcacaggagcagcctcatCCCTGTCCCTTGCCAGCCCTTGGTTGGCATGGATGTCCCTGCTGTGACCCATGCCAGGATCCAGAGGGCAGGGTGACCATGTCAAGGCTGGCTGGCTGTGGCACAGTAGGGTGGCCTTGGCACAGCAGGGTggcctgtggcacagcagggtggctggtggcacagcagggtggcCGTGGGATGGCCTTGGCACGGCAggtccaggagctggggaggagcacGGGTGAGGCGGGAGCAGCGGGAGCCGTGCCCGTGCCCTTGTAAGGACATGCTGCGGGCAGTGATGGCAGGTAGCCGGCTGCAGGCAGGCCCCGAGGGTGCCAGGGAGGATGCCAGGGAAGATGCCAGTAGGGAGAGGCTCTGGGAGTGGCAGCCAAGCCTTTGGTGGAGCTGGCATcgctccctcctgcccagctccttgCTTGGCTGGGAGCCTCCGGGTGCCTCCAGGAGCAGTGTGGATGTCCCAGATCCACACGGTGCCTCCAGGAGCAGTGTGGATGTCCCAGATCCACACCCGGCCTCCAGTGGGCTCCTCCTGACCACGGGGCACCCCGGCTCCCGCGGGCTGGGCTGAGATctggcacagctcagtgcaggagAGGACACGACCCTGCTTGCTGCCAGCAATGCAGGGGTGCCCCCCGAGCCCCGTGATTAATGTGGTGATACCCCACGAGCCCTATGGGCAGCGCGTGCCCAGACCTCATCATGGGCACATCCCATGATGCTACAGATGCCCCAGCAATCCCACTCCGTGCCCTGGCCCCACCTGGCTCGGAGGGGTCACCACGGCTCCCTCGGCCACACGGCGCTGCCTGTCCCCGGGCGCGCCAGCCCCGTCCCCATCTCCCGAGCACAGGGCAGAAACGGGCactgggggctggagctgcccctccaTCGCTGCCCTGAGCCCCGCACGGCCCCACCGCGGGGACCCGCGGCTGCCAGCCCTGACGGGAACGCGGtcctgagaggagcagcaggacagaacCTCGGCAGTGACCCCAGCCCGAGCGGGGGAGCCCGACCCTCCTCCGGGGAGCCGCATCCCCATCCCGGGGAGCCGCATCCCCATCCCGGAGGAGCGGAATCCGCGGCATCCAGGGAGTCGCAAATCGCAGTCCCGGGAGCGCTGCCTGTCCCAGGTACAGGGTCCCCATCCCGGGAGCAGCACCCCCGTGCCGGGGGCTGGCGTTCCCACCCCGGGGAccctccccgccgccccccTCCCCCGCGGCAGGACTTACAAGCGGCTGCGGACGGAGCGAGGGCGATGCTCGGCGAGGGACCAGCGCACTGCCCCGCGGGGACCCCGACCTTGTGCTAAAAGGCGGGCGGCGGGACGGTGATGTCAGCGGGGCGCGGAGCCCGgccccccccaaaccctccctcccggggcgcccggccccgcagcgcTCCGTGACTCCATCCCAGGCACCATATTTGGGGAAAGACTCCGAAAAACCAGCGACGAAAGCCCGCGCTGGAGCATTCCCCGCGTGCCTCCGCCCCAGCGCGGCCGGGGCCAGGGCGGAACCGGGCCGGGGGCTGATGGAGTAAATCCTTTTATAGCCAGGCGGCAGCGCCGAGGGCTCCTGCTCTGACTTCATGGCTGGTTTTCCCGTGTGCTCACCACCGGCCGCGCAGGGTCCCCCCCGCGGGGACGCTGCGGGGCACGGGTGACACCCACGGGGTCCGCCCGGGGCTGCCGGGACCGGCGGCGAGGCCGCGGCATCCCGCGGGCACCGCGCCTGGGCAGCCCGCACGCAGATGCCGGGATTCCCTCTGCCCCGCGGGCACCAGCTGGAGCGGGTCAGGGCACAGCGGGGCACGCAGCAGACCTGGCACCGCGCTGCGAGGATGCCCCAGCTCCCCGGGCATCCCTTACCCACCTGTGGGGCTGCCAGTCCCCTCGTGGCCCACAGGTGGGCTGGCAACGGCGGTTTGGAGGCTCTTTTGGCAAGGAATGGTCAGGTATATAGTGGATCATCGATTACAGAACAGGCTCCTCTAGGTGGGTTTGGGGCACCACCAAGTCCTTAAGAGTTTTAGGCATTGGTGCTCGTAGTTCTCAGGCCGATGCCTTTAGCAGGGGTAAGCATCAAGATTTAGGGCCAGGCATAGTGGGGTAACTAATCCCAGCTTGGGCCCTGGCTTTCGTGGAGTCCAATTAATCATTGTTCTAAGATCTTCTTTGATGTGAAGGCCTTATTGGCATCTTGGGCTTGTGACAGCTCAGTTGCTTTTTAACCTTAGCTACTTGGATAACCCCACCCTCCCCACATGcgctctgcagggcagcatttcccagcccctgcagcatctcccccCTCCCAAAACCCTGCGGGGAGAAGGGacccctggcaggcagcagaggcacGGGCAAAGTGCAGACACTTTAATGCGAGTCCCTTCCCAGCAGATCCCCGCGGGGAGCGCGGCACCTCGGTGGGCAGTGATGGGGACCCACTGTGGCCACCCCTCCTGGGACACTCCTGGAGGAGACACAAGTGGGGCCTCTCCAGCTACTGCCACCACCGTGCTGGCCCCACGCACCCCCCCTCCCACCCACTCGACTCAGGCACTGAAGAGAGACCCACACCCACGTGCTCGGGGGGCCACGGGGCTGCTGGCACGGCGCTCGCCCCAATCCCCCCCGTGCCCACGGGCACACGGACacggagcagcagcagcagcagcacttttcCAGTGTCACTTGCCACAGAGGACGGATGCTCTGGTGGCCCCCCGGCCCCATTTTTGGCTGTGACGGGCCCAGGGATGGGCACGAAGTGCCTGGAGGGACCCGGCTGTCGGGGAGGAGGCAAACCAggaccccagggctgtgtggggagggggacagagtggctggcaGGACCTGCAGCGCAGACATCCCTCCCCAGGGGCGGGTGCCCCTCCCGGGGCTGCAGCCGGGCGTTTGGCACGGTCCCAGGGCAGCGGGTGGCTGCAGGCTCCTAGAAGACGTAGATCTTGTCCCGCTGGACACAGTCCAGGTCATCGTCCAGCGTCAGCAGCACCTGTGGGGTGAGGGCAGTGAGGGGAGCAGGCACTGGTGACCTGGGGACAGCGGCTGCCGTGCCAGTGGAACCAGCACCTACCAGGAAGGAGCCGAACATGGCgatggaggagaggaaatgccAGATGTCATGGTCGTCAAAGAAGTCGAGCAGGATGCAGTCACGGTTGTGCTCCCGGGATTCAGCTGGTGTTTTCTGCCGGGCACAGGGCCAGCGTCACTGCTCCTGCCCGTGGCCACCCTGCCCACCCCGCCGCCCGTGCCACCCTCCTGCTCACCTGCCAGGTGCTGAGCCcctggaagaagaagaagagggcGAAGCCCCAGACCACAGAGGTGCTGATGATGCAGAGCAGGGGGATGAGCTTGATGCGCTCGCCACTGCGGAGCTGCGGGAGAGGCCGGGGTCACCgtgtgggcaggagctggcagcagtgcccacccctgccctgccctgccctgccctgccctgcccgtggGGGCCAAGGGCTCAACTCCCACCTTCATGATAATGTAGAAGGCGAAGTAGAGGAGGAGGTTGCAGATGCCGATGGCCAGCAGGTAGGAAGCAAAATCATTGGGGCGGACAATGAGGCCGTAGGCAGCGCTggggaggcagggacaggcaaTGGGGTCAGCCTGGGGGTCCCCCTGCCAtgcccactgtccccaaagcatgtctgcagcccccaggagaTCAGGCAGCACGTGGGGACTCCGGggtgccacagctgcagggggacCTGTCATGCTGGGCTCACAGCTGCCATGAGCTGCcagtccccagcccagctccatggagggatggcagtgccacaggagagaggtgggggcagcagggatggggagaagcaGGGTGGGATCTGCCAcgtgcccagctctgcactcACAGTGACCAGTTGATGATGTTCCCCATGACCAGGAGCACCATTCGGTCCTGCAGAAGAggagggggctgtgaggggctgggggaagctgctctgggggGGCTGCCAGGGACGGTCTCTGCAGAGCCGGGGGCCCCGTGCCAGCACTCACCACGTACATGGGCCCGCTGCACTGCCGCACGCAGTCCGTGTACAGCACGTGCAGGATCCTGCGCAGGATGCCCGAgtctgtggggacaggggaggtgacacagggggGCCACCACACTGTCCCCTCCCACCTCGCTCCCGGTGCCCCTCCTCACCCAGCTTCCAGCGCCCCATGTAGTACAGCtgggtgctcagcagcagcGTGGCCACGATGTGGATGACGGAGAAGACGATCCAGAAGGCCGTGTTCCCCTTCCCAAAGACCTGCAGGGCGAACGGGGGGGCGGGCAGTGAGCCCTGGGGGCAGCCAGCCCCCCTCCCTCAGTGCCCACCACACTCACCACGCCCACCACGGAGAAGAAGATGACGAGGGCCAGGCAGGCGTAGGCGCTGTAGGCGCTGGCGTTGATGTCCGGGTGACGCTTCTGGTAGAGCTTCAGCATGCAGAGCCCCGCAATCATGTACATGAAGGAGGTGTCTAGGGGGGCACAGTGGTGAGAGGGGTGTGGGTGGCCCTGCTGTGGGTAGAGGGGACCGGGGGGGCACTCACCGAACTGGAAGTTGGTGTAGTTGGGGCAGACGTGGTAGCAGGCGCTGAGCAGCCCCTCCATCATGAGGGCGGTGCCCATGGCGTAGAAGAGCCCGAAGTGCTTGGGGATGCCGCACTCCTGCggggcagaggagaggcagggaggggaagtgGAGGGTCCCGGGAGTCTGAGCCCccccaggcagctggagccccCCAGGCAGCCCCGTCCCTCACCAGGGCGTGGGCGTCGTTGCGCAGCAGCGCGCGGTTGTAGTTGATCTCGCGCTGCAGGATGATCAGCAGGAAGAGCAGACCCAGCAGCACGTAGCCCAGGTTGCTGAGGATGTTGTTGAAGGCGCTGCGAGGAGCCGGTCCCAGCGTGGGTGCTGTgaaccccctccctccctggggtcctgctgcagcccagccctgggcacaggggaccCCCAGCCACCCTCCACCGGCCCCCAGCCCACCTGAGGTTCCCCAGCGGGTGGGCGCACAGGAAGTTGTAGTAGCAGATGTCCTGGTTGCCAGTGACATTCACCACCTGTGGGCACGAGCAGggtgagggacacagggggCTCCCAGGGACGTCCCCACCATGCTGGGGAGCTCGGTTTGGGTCTacagcccccagagctcccagagaGGAGCCCCTCACCGCTGCCCTGGCCACACTCACTGTCTGGTAGGTGATGACGAGCTGGATGACGGGCAGGGCGTAGAAGACAGCGATGGTGGCGATGTTCCTGGGAGAGGGTGGGGCTGTCAGGGGGCCCTGCTGTGCACCccaggctgggacactgctgggtgCCCCCCTCCCCACTGCCTCCCACTCACCAGAAATAAATCTGGTACTTCTTCCGCAGCACCCGCTTGTCCTTGCGCGCCAGGTCGGCCACGCACAGGTATTGCTGGAAGGAGAGGGGGGTCAGGGGCCTGCCTGGCCAGCAGGGACacgctggggctgggggggacacgCACCTTGGTGCGGATGACGTTCTTGTCATAGTCGATGTCGGCCAGCGTGTCGTAGTCGTCCTCCTCCACGGAGCTGAGCGAGTCCAGGCGCGGCCGACTGGCCACGTTCTCCAGTGACCGCTCCCCTGTGGCCGGGCCAGGGCCATCAGCAGGGCCCCAGGGCCATCAGCAGGGCTCCAGGGCCATCAGCAGATCCCCGGGGCCATCAGCAGATCCCCGGGGCCATCAGCAGGGCCCCAGGGCCATCAGCAGTTCCCCAGGGCCATCAGCAGAGCCCCGGGGCCAGCCCGCCTTGGTGCCCACCCCGCAGAACCCCAATCAGTCCCAATTAACCACTGGGCTGCCTCCCTGCCAACTCACACTGGGGACAGGTTTCAGCTCCctacagccctgccctggggacagctggtggctgtgcccaCATGGGCAAGCATTGCCCCATGTCTGTTCCCCGGGGCTCTGCCACGCTGGGGAACACCGAgggccaggggctctgcagccccgcAGGTGCTGTCCTTGCTCTGAGGGAGGGGAGCGGGGGTtctgtgccctgggcacagcctggggctgggcagatTTCGCCTTCATTGGCCCGACCCTGCCCAGTACCAGCATCTACCCATGGGAATGC contains:
- the SIDT2 gene encoding SID1 transmembrane family member 2 isoform X1 — encoded protein: MSGAGAAVLAWALLAGALLPPPPVRPQPLPHGDREVHEKEAQFNTTYSDWVHANLLNIYAFNHSVRRNRTEGVRVSVHVLSDQKDQPVLFVVRQKEAVVSFQVPLILRGLYQRKYAYQEVSRTLCQPQTKAEVETQHFYVDVSTLSLNTSYQLRVTRVENFVLRTNERFSFNATAAQPQYFKYEFPEEVDSVIVKVTSAMAFPCSVISIQDILCPVYDLDNNVAFIGMYQTMTKKAAITVQKKDFPSHSFYVVVVVKTEDEACGGALPYYPLSKNASPDEPVDQHNRQKTLEVMVSPAITSEAYVRSVLFCLGIFLSFYILTLLIACWESCRRQHKRKGLLAAMDSPSLDTASLLGHSRSIPDSFLNHGPYDSYGYGSFGNGSSSSTEGITDSLGSAEVSYSYVGERSLENVASRPRLDSLSSVEEDDYDTLADIDYDKNVIRTKQYLCVADLARKDKRVLRKKYQIYFWNIATIAVFYALPVIQLVITYQTVVNVTGNQDICYYNFLCAHPLGNLSAFNNILSNLGYVLLGLLFLLIILQREINYNRALLRNDAHALECGIPKHFGLFYAMGTALMMEGLLSACYHVCPNYTNFQFDTSFMYMIAGLCMLKLYQKRHPDINASAYSAYACLALVIFFSVVGVVFGKGNTAFWIVFSVIHIVATLLLSTQLYYMGRWKLDSGILRRILHVLYTDCVRQCSGPMYVDRMVLLVMGNIINWSLAAYGLIVRPNDFASYLLAIGICNLLLYFAFYIIMKLRSGERIKLIPLLCIISTSVVWGFALFFFFQGLSTWQKTPAESREHNRDCILLDFFDDHDIWHFLSSIAMFGSFLVLLTLDDDLDCVQRDKIYVF